From a region of the Methylomonas rapida genome:
- a CDS encoding phosphorylase family protein: protein MSDNLNATFNNADAIVGIVVALPEELSTLTSSKLRQGECRRFGNNWIAYGGAGPINAAKAARTLLEKGAQRLMSWGCAAGLSGQLKPGDLLIPTRIIAADRNYAADGNWTADTIQSLSPILPVHEGHLFTSGTLISDSREKQRIHQQSQAMALDMESTAIAEVASQALLPFLAIRVIADPVEMNLPQAVQHALNADGRAELPKLLRYLLLHPAEISGLIRLGLHFHAARKTLKLVARQLSLPEPHKNQ from the coding sequence GTGAGCGATAACCTTAACGCTACCTTCAACAATGCCGACGCCATCGTCGGCATTGTCGTTGCGCTACCGGAAGAGCTAAGCACACTGACATCCAGCAAACTCCGGCAAGGCGAATGCCGCCGGTTTGGAAACAACTGGATTGCCTATGGCGGAGCCGGGCCGATCAATGCCGCCAAGGCTGCCCGCACTCTGCTAGAAAAGGGCGCGCAGCGCTTGATGAGCTGGGGTTGCGCGGCGGGACTGTCCGGCCAGTTAAAACCGGGCGATCTGCTGATACCAACCCGGATCATTGCTGCAGACCGCAATTACGCCGCCGACGGCAACTGGACGGCTGATACGATTCAGAGTTTGTCACCCATTTTGCCCGTGCACGAAGGCCACTTGTTCACCAGTGGCACCTTGATCAGCGACAGCCGTGAAAAACAACGCATCCACCAACAAAGCCAGGCAATGGCATTGGACATGGAAAGTACTGCAATCGCCGAAGTCGCATCCCAGGCCTTGTTACCGTTTTTGGCCATCCGCGTTATCGCCGATCCGGTCGAGATGAATTTGCCGCAAGCAGTTCAGCATGCCTTGAACGCCGATGGTCGAGCGGAACTGCCCAAGCTATTGCGCTATTTATTGCTCCATCCCGCGGAAATTTCTGGCTTGATCCGCCTTGGCCTGCATTTCCATGCTGCCCGGAAAACCTTGAAACTTGTCGCCCGGCAACTTTCGCTGCCGGAACCCCATAAAAACCAATAG